From the genome of Chloroflexota bacterium, one region includes:
- a CDS encoding NERD domain-containing protein, which translates to MRVVTDEQLIASRAKLGKRASLIGLLILLVGFVVSFSPQLFLVSLGCLVIGFTVSNIGVYNANQWVKEPRADQVLTRGLKGFSNKFTLFNYTGPVPHAVVGPSGIIVFLVKSQEGRILVNGNRWKHPFNLRRLFAFFGTESLGNPSRELQALMQAVQKFVARVLPDVEVPVHGAVVFSSPRAELSVQNPDVPVLTEKQLKDFLRGLPKEEILSPEQRKALMEAFQGRYTGAPTE; encoded by the coding sequence ATGAGAGTCGTAACGGACGAGCAGTTGATCGCCTCGCGCGCCAAACTGGGGAAGCGCGCCAGCCTCATCGGCTTGCTGATTCTTCTCGTCGGGTTTGTGGTCTCGTTCTCGCCGCAACTGTTCCTGGTGTCGCTGGGGTGCCTGGTCATCGGGTTCACCGTGTCCAACATCGGCGTGTACAATGCCAATCAGTGGGTCAAGGAGCCTCGCGCCGATCAGGTGCTGACGCGCGGGCTGAAGGGCTTCAGCAACAAGTTCACGCTGTTCAACTACACCGGGCCGGTGCCCCATGCGGTTGTGGGGCCGTCGGGCATCATCGTCTTCCTGGTCAAGTCGCAGGAAGGGCGCATCCTGGTCAACGGCAATCGGTGGAAGCATCCCTTCAACCTTCGCCGCCTGTTCGCGTTCTTCGGCACCGAGTCGCTGGGAAACCCGTCCCGCGAGTTGCAGGCGCTGATGCAGGCGGTGCAGAAGTTTGTCGCCCGGGTGCTGCCCGATGTGGAGGTGCCTGTGCACGGGGCCGTGGTCTTCTCGTCGCCCAGGGCCGAACTGAGCGTCCAGAACCCCGACGTGCCCGTGCTCACCGAAAAGCAACTCAAGGACTTCCTGCGGGGCCTACCCAAGGAAGAAATCCTGTCGCCCGAACAGCGCAAGGCGCTGATGGAGGCCTTCCAGGGCCGCTACACGGGGGCACCGACCGAATAG
- the plsX gene encoding phosphate acyltransferase PlsX, whose amino-acid sequence MRIVVDAMGGDDAPEVVIQGLQAYLAQGTADVILVGQEDKVKPLLENYPLPPDRVQFRHASQVIDMDEHPAEAVKAKEDSSMVVGMNLLKSGEADAFMSAGNSGGVLAAALFRLGRIPGIKRPALSTVFPTQKGFTFILDIGANTDCKPLYLQQFGIMGSIYAERVLGVPNPRVGIVSNGEEPGKGSMLVQEAFGLLKGSNLNFIGNVEGKDIPAGMADVVVTDGFTGNVIIKLAEGAAALMLGIIGEEIRRRKVAALGALLAKPAFRAVKHRLDYAEYGGAPLLGVDGVVIIAHGRSNAKAICNAIRVAERAVNGKIVEQIKSGVAEQLGAGGEA is encoded by the coding sequence ATGAGAATTGTGGTGGACGCGATGGGAGGCGACGACGCCCCCGAAGTGGTCATCCAGGGTCTGCAAGCGTATCTGGCCCAAGGCACCGCGGACGTAATCCTTGTGGGCCAGGAGGACAAAGTCAAGCCCCTTTTAGAAAACTACCCCCTGCCCCCCGACAGGGTTCAATTCCGCCACGCCAGCCAGGTGATTGATATGGACGAGCACCCCGCCGAAGCGGTGAAGGCCAAGGAGGACTCCTCCATGGTGGTGGGGATGAATCTGCTCAAGAGCGGCGAGGCCGACGCCTTCATGTCGGCGGGCAACTCCGGCGGCGTGCTGGCGGCGGCGCTGTTCCGGCTGGGCCGCATCCCGGGCATCAAGCGCCCCGCCCTGTCCACCGTCTTCCCCACCCAGAAGGGGTTCACCTTCATCCTGGACATCGGCGCGAACACCGACTGCAAGCCGCTCTACCTGCAGCAGTTCGGCATCATGGGCAGCATCTACGCCGAGCGCGTGCTGGGCGTGCCCAACCCCAGGGTCGGCATCGTCTCCAACGGCGAGGAGCCAGGGAAGGGCAGTATGTTGGTTCAGGAAGCCTTTGGACTCCTGAAGGGCAGCAACCTGAACTTCATCGGCAATGTGGAGGGCAAGGACATCCCCGCCGGCATGGCCGACGTGGTGGTAACCGATGGGTTCACGGGGAATGTGATCATCAAGTTGGCCGAGGGGGCCGCCGCGCTCATGCTGGGCATCATCGGCGAGGAGATTCGGCGGCGCAAGGTGGCGGCGCTGGGGGCGCTCCTGGCCAAGCCCGCCTTCCGCGCCGTGAAGCACCGCCTGGACTACGCCGAGTACGGCGGCGCGCCGCTCCTGGGCGTGGACGGCGTCGTGATTATCGCCCACGGGCGCTCTAACGCCAAGGCCATCTGCAACGCCATCCGCGTCGCCGAGCGCGCTGTGAACGGCAAAATCGTGGAGCAAATCAAGAGCGGCGTGGCCGAACAACTTGGCGCCGGAGGAGAAGCGTAG
- a CDS encoding NapC/NirT family cytochrome c codes for MILVGIGVGLILVWDYTNSPAFCGTRCHTMPPEWVAYNNSYHARVSCVDCHIGRVGTLRAIQLKSTHGGHLTSLIFNSYERPIYVKSLRPARETCERCHWPDAVFDDSVRRIVHYEPDEHNTQRTTFLIFKTGGGTERFGTGRGIHWHVINKVYYIATDDLKQNIPWVQVVDEAGNTTEYMDVESPLTPEQIASAEKRLMDCVDCHNRSVHDFKSPDSMLDRAIELGRISKSIPFIKQKSMELLDAPYSSFDQAIQAIGQLPAFYQTNYPDFYAKNADAVQQAAAIVKEIFQDTYFPDLSVGWTTHPNNIGHKDFPGCFRCHNGKHMNAQGESIRLHCNICHTIPVVSSEGAQPKIAELGNLLLSAQEPASHLAANFMADHRFQADKSCEACHGPIKFGTDDTSFCSNSACHGTKWPVVNLDAGFTHPISLEGKHAQVWCHECHNGVKKPQYVCANCHQPPAGHFAGDCAQCHTPAGFKESAAGLLSNAKPVPHAIVGREQCLTCHASAVKPVPASHAGRTDDTCTLCHRPRSS; via the coding sequence GTGATCCTCGTAGGTATCGGCGTGGGCCTCATTCTGGTCTGGGACTACACCAATAGCCCCGCGTTCTGCGGAACGCGCTGCCACACCATGCCGCCCGAATGGGTGGCCTACAACAACTCCTACCACGCGCGCGTCTCATGCGTGGACTGCCACATCGGGCGGGTGGGCACGCTGAGGGCCATCCAACTGAAGTCCACCCACGGCGGGCACCTTACAAGCCTCATCTTCAACAGTTACGAGCGCCCCATCTACGTGAAGTCGCTGCGCCCGGCGCGGGAGACCTGCGAGCGATGCCACTGGCCCGACGCGGTGTTTGACGACTCCGTGCGCCGCATCGTCCACTACGAGCCCGATGAGCACAACACGCAGCGCACCACGTTTCTCATCTTCAAGACGGGGGGCGGGACCGAGCGCTTTGGCACGGGCCGGGGCATTCACTGGCACGTCATCAACAAGGTGTACTACATCGCCACCGACGACCTGAAGCAGAACATCCCCTGGGTGCAGGTTGTGGATGAGGCCGGCAACACGACCGAGTACATGGACGTGGAATCGCCCCTCACCCCCGAGCAGATTGCCTCCGCCGAGAAGCGCCTCATGGACTGCGTGGACTGCCACAACCGCAGCGTGCACGATTTCAAGTCGCCCGACTCCATGCTGGATCGGGCCATTGAACTAGGCCGCATTAGCAAGAGCATCCCGTTCATCAAGCAGAAGAGCATGGAACTGCTGGACGCCCCGTATTCGTCGTTTGACCAGGCGATTCAGGCGATTGGGCAACTTCCAGCCTTCTACCAGACCAACTACCCCGACTTCTACGCGAAGAACGCCGACGCGGTGCAGCAGGCAGCCGCCATCGTCAAGGAGATCTTCCAGGATACGTACTTCCCGGACCTGTCCGTGGGCTGGACTACGCATCCGAACAACATCGGCCACAAGGATTTCCCCGGCTGCTTCCGCTGCCACAACGGCAAGCACATGAACGCCCAGGGCGAATCCATCCGCCTGCACTGCAACATCTGCCACACCATTCCGGTTGTGTCCAGCGAGGGCGCCCAGCCGAAGATTGCGGAACTGGGGAACCTGCTACTGTCGGCGCAGGAGCCGGCCTCTCACCTGGCGGCGAACTTCATGGCCGACCACCGCTTCCAGGCCGACAAGTCGTGCGAGGCCTGCCACGGCCCCATCAAGTTCGGCACAGACGATACGAGTTTCTGCAGCAATTCGGCGTGCCACGGCACCAAGTGGCCTGTGGTGAACCTGGACGCGGGATTCACGCACCCCATCTCGCTGGAGGGCAAACACGCCCAGGTGTGGTGCCACGAGTGCCACAACGGTGTCAAGAAGCCGCAATACGTCTGCGCCAATTGCCACCAGCCACCGGCGGGCCATTTCGCGGGCGACTGCGCTCAGTGCCACACACCGGCGGGGTTCAAGGAGTCGGCGGCCGGCTTGCTCAGCAACGCCAAACCCGTGCCCCACGCGATTGTCGGGCGCGAGCAGTGCCTGACATGCCACGCGTCGGCGGTGAAGCCTGTGCCTGCGTCGCACGCGGGGCGCACGGACGACACGTGCACCCTGTGCCACAGGCCGCGGAGTTCGTAG
- a CDS encoding ABC transporter substrate-binding protein, which translates to MKTAKYIGLIVLVAMLASLFAGCGGGGAKTIKIAIIAPMTGDVGTFGASTRDGAVLAFEEWNAKGGVLGKQIEWVVADGRCDPQEARNAANKVIDQDKVKFIVGEVCSSASIPVSEVANEKKVLQISPTSTNPKVTTFADGSTKPFTFRACFIDPFQGTVMAKFALENLGAKTAAVLLDQGNDYVRGLAEYFKESFEKGGGKVVVWETYTKDDTDFSAILAKVADANPDFLFLPDYYNKVNLIAKQAKEKGITCPMGGGDGWDSEELDVAAVDGGFFSNHYDAADPRPIVQSWLKTYGARYGGKVPDALATLAYDAANMLLTAIQQAGSDDPEKVRVALEKIQFEGVSGKITLDAQHNPIKSAVVISVKDGKKTYMATVNP; encoded by the coding sequence ATGAAAACGGCAAAGTACATCGGTTTGATCGTACTGGTGGCCATGCTGGCCAGCCTGTTCGCGGGCTGCGGCGGCGGTGGCGCGAAGACCATCAAGATCGCCATCATCGCCCCCATGACCGGCGACGTGGGCACCTTCGGGGCGTCCACCCGCGACGGCGCGGTCCTGGCCTTTGAGGAGTGGAACGCCAAGGGCGGCGTCCTCGGCAAGCAGATTGAATGGGTGGTGGCCGATGGCCGTTGCGACCCCCAGGAAGCCCGCAACGCCGCCAACAAGGTGATTGACCAGGACAAGGTCAAGTTCATCGTAGGCGAGGTCTGCTCCAGCGCCTCCATCCCCGTCTCCGAGGTTGCCAACGAGAAGAAGGTGCTGCAGATCAGCCCGACTTCCACCAACCCCAAGGTTACGACCTTTGCGGACGGCTCCACCAAGCCCTTCACCTTCCGCGCCTGCTTCATTGACCCGTTCCAGGGCACCGTGATGGCCAAGTTCGCCCTGGAGAACCTGGGGGCGAAGACGGCGGCCGTGCTGCTGGATCAGGGCAACGACTACGTGCGCGGCCTGGCCGAGTACTTCAAGGAGTCCTTTGAGAAGGGCGGCGGTAAGGTGGTGGTCTGGGAGACCTACACCAAGGACGACACCGACTTCTCGGCCATCCTGGCCAAGGTAGCCGATGCCAACCCCGACTTCCTGTTCCTGCCCGACTACTACAACAAGGTGAACCTCATCGCCAAGCAGGCCAAGGAAAAAGGCATCACCTGCCCGATGGGCGGCGGTGATGGCTGGGACTCCGAGGAGTTGGATGTGGCAGCGGTGGACGGCGGCTTCTTCAGCAACCACTACGACGCCGCGGACCCGCGCCCCATCGTGCAGTCCTGGCTGAAGACCTACGGCGCTCGCTACGGCGGCAAGGTCCCCGATGCTCTGGCGACCCTTGCCTATGACGCGGCCAACATGCTTCTGACCGCCATCCAGCAGGCCGGCAGCGACGATCCCGAGAAAGTGCGCGTCGCGCTGGAGAAGATCCAGTTTGAGGGTGTTTCCGGCAAGATCACCCTGGACGCACAGCACAACCCGATCAAGTCGGCCGTCGTCATCTCCGTGAAAGATGGCAAGAAGACCTACATGGCCACGGTGAACCCGTAG
- a CDS encoding branched-chain amino acid ABC transporter permease, which yields MFIQHPEGVLINPTLFAQYVVDGIRLGFVYALISLGYTMVYGIVRLINFAHGDVFMVGAFTSFYAIKAMRLHVLPAQLFPSLSPWVAITIGTVLVIILSMVVCMLLAVVIERVAYKPLRNAPRIAALITAIGVSFFLEYFSSLPEVFTSNYIIYEQPFKVVSWKILGVQISNVTIIIILVSILFLLLLRWIVYGTKLGKAMRATSWDKPTARLMGVDVDGVITKTFAIGAALAGAGGVLYAIAYPQLIVFMGIMPGLKAFVAAVLGGIGNLNGAFVGSLIMGQAEMLSAGYILTPMRDAIAFTILIIVLLIRPTGIFGEPEGEKA from the coding sequence ATGTTCATCCAGCACCCCGAGGGCGTGCTTATCAACCCCACCCTGTTTGCCCAGTACGTTGTGGATGGCATCCGTCTTGGTTTTGTGTATGCGCTTATCTCGCTGGGCTACACGATGGTGTACGGCATTGTGCGCCTCATCAACTTCGCCCACGGCGACGTGTTCATGGTCGGCGCGTTCACGAGTTTCTACGCCATCAAGGCGATGCGGCTGCATGTGTTGCCGGCCCAACTGTTCCCGTCTCTGTCGCCGTGGGTGGCCATCACCATCGGCACAGTCCTGGTGATCATCTTGTCCATGGTCGTGTGCATGCTTCTGGCCGTCGTCATTGAGCGCGTGGCCTACAAACCGCTGCGGAACGCGCCGCGCATCGCTGCCCTCATCACCGCCATCGGCGTTTCGTTCTTCCTGGAGTACTTCTCGTCGCTGCCCGAGGTCTTTACCTCCAACTACATTATCTACGAGCAGCCGTTCAAGGTCGTCAGTTGGAAGATTTTGGGCGTGCAGATTTCCAACGTAACGATCATCATCATCCTGGTCTCCATTCTGTTCCTGCTGCTGTTGCGCTGGATCGTGTACGGGACCAAACTGGGCAAGGCCATGCGCGCCACATCGTGGGACAAGCCCACGGCGCGCTTGATGGGCGTTGATGTGGACGGCGTGATCACCAAGACCTTCGCCATCGGCGCGGCGCTGGCAGGGGCAGGCGGCGTCCTGTACGCCATCGCCTACCCGCAACTCATCGTGTTCATGGGCATCATGCCGGGCCTCAAGGCCTTCGTGGCGGCGGTGCTGGGCGGCATCGGCAACCTGAATGGCGCGTTCGTGGGCTCCCTCATCATGGGTCAGGCCGAGATGCTGAGCGCCGGCTACATCCTGACCCCCATGCGTGACGCCATCGCCTTCACCATCCTCATCATCGTGCTTTTGATTCGGCCCACCGGCATCTTCGGCGAACCGGAGGGCGAGAAAGCGTAG